The following are encoded together in the Hydractinia symbiolongicarpus strain clone_291-10 chromosome 14, HSymV2.1, whole genome shotgun sequence genome:
- the LOC130625765 gene encoding uncharacterized protein LOC130625765 isoform X1, which yields MSRLNLLLLVLFCTRIRYTKAAEKCLKTIDMRECSGPGSSLTSPPTCSNVTVCQDIFNISTINIPPYSSELMPPMLEIAVRSCCGICRGMHYKSNFTSMKNFHDLLQTSAVTNSRFIFPILAEYNIDKVYGYHFVPLIDVQTGYYFVKKRKNSDTVNALLKACLGLWPLFLITLLLAFIAGAIGWICDTRYNEEEFPRPFVNGVLEGFWWSFISMTTVGYGDKSPKSAQARAFAVIWIIMGITICSMFTAALTSAITESSKLPVASMSGQKVAVLPDRLLDSTFVVDKGGTSIEGDAFMFCNIDLILYILPQPSLIYCLHSSVFRYKYNN from the exons ATGTCTCGATTAAATCTGTTGTTACTTGTATTATTCTGCACACGTATTCGGTACACGAAGGCGGCCGAAAAATGCTTGAAAACGATTGATATGAGGGAATGTTCCGGTCCCGGTTCTTCGTTAACATCGCCACCAACTTGTTCCAATGTAACTGTATGTCAGGATATCTTCAACATTTCAACTATTAATATACCACCGTACTCATCGGAACTTATGCCAC caATGCTAGAAATTGCCGTTCGCAGCTGTTGTGGTATTTGCAGAGGAATGCACTACAAAAGTAACTTTACATCAATGAAAAATTTCCATGATTTGTTACAAACTTCTGCAGTTACAAACTCTCGTTTTATATTCCCAATTCTGGCTGAGTATAACATTGACAAGGTATACGGCTACCATTTCGTACCACTTATCGATGTTCAAACAGGCTATTATTTCGTCAAGAAACGCAAGAACTCGGACACAGTCAACGCGCTGCTGAAGGCTTGCTTAGGCTTATGGCCGTTATTTTTAATCACACTTCTATTGGCCTTCATAGCTGGAGCAATTGGCTGGATTTGT GACACTCGATATAACGAAGAAGAGTTTCCACGGCCTTTTGTTAATGGAGTGTTGGAGGGTTTTTGGTGGAGTTTCATATCTATGACAACAGTAGG GTATGGCGACAAAAGCCCAAAATCAGCACAGGCACGTGCATTTGCCGTCATTTGGATTATTATGGGTATTACCATTTGCTCCATGTTCACTGCTGCATTAACGTCTGCAATTACTGAATCATCAAAATTACCAGTAGCATCCATGAGTGGTCAAAAG GTTGCCGTCTTACCAGATAGATTACTTGATTCAACGTTTGTGGTTGATAAAGGTGGAACTTCAATCGAAGGTGACGCATTCATGTTCTGTAATATCGACCTCATCCTATACATTTTACCACAGCCCTCACTTATATATTGTCTTCATTCTAGTGTTTTCAGATATAAATACAATAATTGA
- the LOC130625765 gene encoding potassium voltage-gated channel subfamily F member 1-like isoform X2 encodes MSRLNLLLLVLFCTRIRYTKAAEKCLKTIDMRECSGPGSSLTSPPTCSNVTVCQDIFNISTINIPPYSSELMPPMLEIAVRSCCGICRGMHYKSNFTSMKNFHDLLQTSAVTNSRFIFPILAEYNIDKVYGYHFVPLIDVQTGYYFVKKRKNSDTVNALLKACLGLWPLFLITLLLAFIAGAIGWICDTRYNEEEFPRPFVNGVLEGFWWSFISMTTVGYGDKSPKSAQARAFAVIWIIMGITICSMFTAALTSAITESSKLPVASMSGQKVAVLPDRLLDSTFVVDKGGTSIEVFSDINTIIEKVDSDDNLDGKFFKLL; translated from the exons ATGTCTCGATTAAATCTGTTGTTACTTGTATTATTCTGCACACGTATTCGGTACACGAAGGCGGCCGAAAAATGCTTGAAAACGATTGATATGAGGGAATGTTCCGGTCCCGGTTCTTCGTTAACATCGCCACCAACTTGTTCCAATGTAACTGTATGTCAGGATATCTTCAACATTTCAACTATTAATATACCACCGTACTCATCGGAACTTATGCCAC caATGCTAGAAATTGCCGTTCGCAGCTGTTGTGGTATTTGCAGAGGAATGCACTACAAAAGTAACTTTACATCAATGAAAAATTTCCATGATTTGTTACAAACTTCTGCAGTTACAAACTCTCGTTTTATATTCCCAATTCTGGCTGAGTATAACATTGACAAGGTATACGGCTACCATTTCGTACCACTTATCGATGTTCAAACAGGCTATTATTTCGTCAAGAAACGCAAGAACTCGGACACAGTCAACGCGCTGCTGAAGGCTTGCTTAGGCTTATGGCCGTTATTTTTAATCACACTTCTATTGGCCTTCATAGCTGGAGCAATTGGCTGGATTTGT GACACTCGATATAACGAAGAAGAGTTTCCACGGCCTTTTGTTAATGGAGTGTTGGAGGGTTTTTGGTGGAGTTTCATATCTATGACAACAGTAGG GTATGGCGACAAAAGCCCAAAATCAGCACAGGCACGTGCATTTGCCGTCATTTGGATTATTATGGGTATTACCATTTGCTCCATGTTCACTGCTGCATTAACGTCTGCAATTACTGAATCATCAAAATTACCAGTAGCATCCATGAGTGGTCAAAAG GTTGCCGTCTTACCAGATAGATTACTTGATTCAACGTTTGTGGTTGATAAAGGTGGAACTTCAATCGAAG TGTTTTCAGATATAAATACAATAATTGAGAAAGTGGATAGTGATGATAATTTAGATGGTaagttttttaagttattgtag